TCTGGGACGGTATTCGCAATTATCAGGCGCGTAATTTCATGCGCACGATGGCTGTTGGCGATCAAGCCTTTTTCTATCACTCCAATTGCAAACCCCCTGGGATCATCGGACTGATGGAGGTGCTTGAAACAGGACTGGTCGACCCCACACAATTCGATCCATCCTCGAAATATCACGACCCTGCATCGAAACCGGAGGCACCACGCTGGGACTGCGTGCGATTGGCCTATCGAGGCAAATTTCGGGACCTCTTAAGTCTTGAGGACTTGCGTCAGTCTTATCAACCGGAAGAACTGGCCGTCGTTCGACGTGGCAATCGACTGTCCATTCTTCCTGTGGATGACCGAATCGCCCAGGATCTCCTCAAGCGACTTGGCTCAATTCAGTGAAGCGCGGGAGCGTCGCCTCACAGAACGCCTCCCTCTCACAACCATCATTCCCAGAGCCTGGATCGGGTTCAGCCAAGCTCCCTGGCGGTGCGTGGGCCTAACAGCTCTCATGCTGATCACGGTCACGGGCCTGAGTTTGATCTCAAGGGATCTTCAACAGGGGGAAGGCTGGTGGCAGTCAACCATCAGCGATGTGCTCTTTGTTGCAACCATTCCCACGACTCTTCTACCGCTCGTGGCCTTGCTGCATCTCGCCGATCAGCTCCTCCCTGCCATCCAAACCGCGCACCCGATCGATGCTGCACAGGAACGTCCACGACTGCGATGGATCTTCAGACAAACAGCTGCGCTCGTGCTCCTGGAAGGGATCATCCTGATTGGAGGCTTGCAGACGATCAGGGTCATCGGAGCACTCATTGCCAGGCAGAGCGGTGTGTTCTCGGCTTTGATTTTGATCGCGGGAGGCCTTGCACTGATCCTCTGGACCCTCAGCCAGACCCTGGCCCTGCCGCTTTTAGTCCATCACGGGCATCGTCCACTTGCAGCGATGGAGCACAGTCGCCGACTGGTTCAAACCAATCGCTTGAAAGTTCTCGCTCTACTTGGCCTGCTGATCGGCATCAACCTGATTGGCCTGATGGGGGCTTTCATCGGCCTGCTGTTGAGCATTCCATTCAGCGCCTTGATGCTGATGGCAAGTTGCCGGACTCAAACGCCCTGGGTCAAAGATTCTCGGCGGAACATATTGCCCACATAAAGGCGGGTGATGTCTCTGGACTCCACTCCGTGCTGAATCAGGAATCCGGCCAGAGCAGCCTGAACGAGGCGGTACTGATCCCAGTTTGGACAGCGCTCGATAAACGCAACCATGGCTTGTTGCAGGGGCTGAGGAAGCTCGGAATGAAAGCTCACTGTTGATTCACTCGAAGCAGTGGGCTCTTGCTCAACGGCAGACGTTGCAGTGACAGCCTGTGAGGCCTTCTGTAGCTGGTCTGATGCTGATGCCTGAGCCCGCTGAAACTGATCGGCCAACTGCATGCATACGTTTCGGATGACAACCAGTTCTCCACAGATACCGGCCTGAGTCAAGCAGCCGCTCCAGAAAGATTCTCATCAACTCTCACAATGAGACCTCAGCCGCCAGAGCCTTTTCCAGCAAGCGATCTTCCCCCCTACTCGCGAAAGAGTCTCCGGCGTGATTCGTCAACCAAAACCGACCTCCTGAATGAGGTTTTCCACAGAAGTCGGCCATACCAGCCAAATCACTCCGAAGCCTGTGGAAAACCTCCATTGAATCGTGGGGAATGTCAGGGGAAAATCAATGAAGAGCGATTCATTAGCTGCTCTGATCATTACTGCTGTCCCACAGCGTTCTCATCGCCTCGGCGATGGCCTGCGCAGCGGGGTCAGGCCAGCAAACCTCCAGGCCGCGAGCCTGCTCGCCATCGCCACTGCAGATGCCTCGCAGCGACCACCGCGAACGATCACCTTCAAGGCAAGCCCACCAACTGCCACGTTCCAGCTCAACGGTGATGGATTCCTCTGCCATGAGCTGATCGCAAATGCAGCGATGTTGATCTGTCAGCTCAGCAATCAGTAAAGCCAGCTCGCGGGCTTCACTTTCCTTGAGTTCGAAAGCCCAGTGTTCTCCTCCAATCAGAACGGAGAACAGAGGGCGGGACGGATCCCTGGACAATCTCCAGCCAGGCCCCTCCTGTTGAATCATCCAGGAAGCAAATCAGGCTGGTCCTGTTCGTCGCTCAGTTCAACGATCGCGCGCTGGACAGGCTTCACGCTGGACTCTTCAAGCAGGCCATCGAAATCGTCGAAGCGACGCTGCTTGGCACGGAAAGCAATGCGCACAGTCGTCAGATAACGATTGCTGGACTGACGGATCAAGCTTTCACCTCGCTTAGCGAGATCTTGATGATCGACTCCGGCAGAGAGCATGCCAACAACCCATTAATCCCTAATTCTAAGTGAGCAGATCACTGTGGAAAGGAACATGCATGGGATAGCTGCGTTGCGGACGCCCAGGAACCCTCAAAACGATCTGACGACCAAGCCCCATCGCCACCAGCGGTCTGCGCAAATGACTGAGCAGTGCACTGACCTCCTCAAGGTGCTGTGCATCCACACACTCAATGCGGATACTGCCCCAACTGCGCGACATCCTGCAGTCCCGAAGCGGTTCCAGCTCTGATTCGATCTGCGGATCTTCCCGATAAAAGGAAAATACCAACCGTATTAAGCGATCCATCGTTGCTCCCCGTAGCCTCGACCTGTCTCCAACCTGCCCATAGCGGTGGTTCAACCCCTCGCTGCCGAACAAAACCTTCATCTTTCCGGCGCGTCTTACAACGTCGGCACCCTGGCGATCGACCTTGGAAGCACCACCACGGTGGTGGCATTTCAGTCTGCTGAGCGATCTGAAGTGGATCTGCTCGATCTGCCTCCGATCACCCGAGAGACGGGAGCGATTCCATCGCTGATCTGGGCGGAGGATGCGACCTCAGGTTCCGCTCTAGTGGGGCTTGAAGTGCTGGACAACGGCTTACACGAATGCGATGCCCCTCAGCTGCATCGCGACTTCAAGCGTTGGATTGGCATGACTTCCGATCCGCAGACTGCCGAAAGGCGGCTCAGCCCTGAGCAGGCCGGTGCGCGGCTTCTGACTGAAATCTGGAAGCGGCTACCCCCTGAACTCAGGATCCAGCGACTCGTGCTGACAGCCCCAGTGGATCAGGGCTCCGGATATCGAGACTGGCTTCTCAGAGCCTGCGAACCGATGCAGGTGGCAGAGATCGCTCTGGTTGACGAGCCAACAGCAGCTGCACTGGGGGCTGGCCTGGAAGCAGGATCCAAGCTTTTAGTGGTCGACCTTGGCGGCGGAACTTTGGATCTGTCCTTAGTGGCACTCGAAGGCGGCGAGGGTCGTGCGGCACCCGTAGCCCAGCTGCTTCGCTTCCGCGGCCAAGACCTCACCAACAGCCGTCAAACGCTGCGTCAGGCCAAGGTTCTTGGGAAAGCCGGGATCAACTTGGGTGGCAGGGATCTTGATCGCTGGATTCTCGATGAGCTCTGTCCCGGGGGCCTACCGGAAGAAGGGAATGGGCTGATGGCTCTGCTGAATGCGGCGGAACGCCTGAAATGTCGCCTCAGCGATCCCAATATCCCGAATCGGGAGAGCCTCACGGAAACAGCCAATGGCCTGGATGTCGGCGCACCGAGCACCCTGTCGATGGATCGACACAAGTTCAGTCGACTGCTACAAGAGCGCGGGCTATTTGATGCCCTTGAAGGACTGCTCAGCAAGACCTTGCGCGATGCGGAACTCAACGGCTGTCCAGCCGAAAAGCTTGATGCTGTGGTGATGGTCGGAGGAGGAGCCCACCTACCGCAGCTGCGCGATT
Above is a window of Synechococcus sp. BIOS-U3-1 DNA encoding:
- a CDS encoding EVE domain-containing protein, which encodes MAYWLMKSEPDVYGIHHLEEEQTTLWDGIRNYQARNFMRTMAVGDQAFFYHSNCKPPGIIGLMEVLETGLVDPTQFDPSSKYHDPASKPEAPRWDCVRLAYRGKFRDLLSLEDLRQSYQPEELAVVRRGNRLSILPVDDRIAQDLLKRLGSIQ
- a CDS encoding DUF2811 domain-containing protein, which gives rise to MQLADQFQRAQASASDQLQKASQAVTATSAVEQEPTASSESTVSFHSELPQPLQQAMVAFIERCPNWDQYRLVQAALAGFLIQHGVESRDITRLYVGNMFRRESLTQGV
- a CDS encoding DUF1818 family protein, which codes for MIQQEGPGWRLSRDPSRPLFSVLIGGEHWAFELKESEARELALLIAELTDQHRCICDQLMAEESITVELERGSWWACLEGDRSRWSLRGICSGDGEQARGLEVCWPDPAAQAIAEAMRTLWDSSNDQSS
- a CDS encoding DNA-directed RNA polymerase subunit omega — protein: MLSAGVDHQDLAKRGESLIRQSSNRYLTTVRIAFRAKQRRFDDFDGLLEESSVKPVQRAIVELSDEQDQPDLLPG
- a CDS encoding Hsp70 family protein, which produces MAVVQPLAAEQNLHLSGASYNVGTLAIDLGSTTTVVAFQSAERSEVDLLDLPPITRETGAIPSLIWAEDATSGSALVGLEVLDNGLHECDAPQLHRDFKRWIGMTSDPQTAERRLSPEQAGARLLTEIWKRLPPELRIQRLVLTAPVDQGSGYRDWLLRACEPMQVAEIALVDEPTAAALGAGLEAGSKLLVVDLGGGTLDLSLVALEGGEGRAAPVAQLLRFRGQDLTNSRQTLRQAKVLGKAGINLGGRDLDRWILDELCPGGLPEEGNGLMALLNAAERLKCRLSDPNIPNRESLTETANGLDVGAPSTLSMDRHKFSRLLQERGLFDALEGLLSKTLRDAELNGCPAEKLDAVVMVGGGAHLPQLRDWLSEKLSPTPLLTPPPMEAVACGALSLTPGVRMQDLLQRGISLRCWNQRSNSHHWHPLFLPGQPWPSSKPLELILSASGPNQQSLELVLGESRGETRHEVVMVNGLPRVIEKNDGWDDVTRRPDTACELPLDPPGQPGEDCLKLRFHLNDQAELILEGEDLRTGESLEPRPLGAVR